The Bradyrhizobium guangxiense genomic sequence CTTTCCTCACGGCATGGAAGCGCAAGCATCGCGACCGGCCGAAAATCGTGGCGCTATGCGACGTCTCCGGGTCGGTCGCCCAAGTCTCCGATTTCTTCCTACTCCTGATCCATTCGTTGCACGAAGTGGTCGATGGCGTCCGCTCCTTTGCCTTCTCCTCGCACCTGATCGAGGTCAGCGACATCCTGGAGGCTAAATCGCCGGAAGAGGCAATGGCCGAGATCATGTCCAAGGTCGGCTTCGGTTCGTCCGACTACGGCTCGTCGCTGGGCGATTTCGAGAAGGACTTCATGGGCGCGCTGACGCCGCAGACCACGGTGATCGTGCTCGGCGATGCCCGCAGCAACAATCTCGACCCGCGCGCGGACATCTTGCGCCGCATCTCGGAACGCTCGAAGCGGCTGGTCTGGCTCAATCCCGAAGGACGGCTGGCCTGGGGCTTTGGCGATTCCGAGATGCCGCGTTACGGCACCTTCTGCACCGTCGTGCGCCAATGCGCCACCGCACAACAGCTCGAGCGCGCCGTGTCGGATATCGTGGCGACCTACCAGTAGGTCTCACTCACCGCCAACGTCAGTTTCGCGCACGCTCCGCTTCGCCGAGGTTACACTCCCGGAAGTGATAGGCAATTTCGTCGAGCGCCCGCTGCTCCCATTCCTCGGCTTGCGCGAGCCAGAAACCCCGGCGCTCGGAATCGAACGCCGCACGCTCCCGACACAGGGATTCCTGACTGCGAATTTCAACCAGCCTGTTCATGCACTCCACTCCTGCCGCGTGAAGTCTTCCCCGGAAACCAACGTAACAGACTCCCGGATTGCTCGCCTCATGATTTCTGTGCATATCGCGACGCATTATGGGACAGCGATGCTTCCCGTGCACTGCGGTAACTCGCAGCGCAACATCAATGGCAGATCATCAATTGTTGATCGGGGCGCTGGTCGATATTCGTGATGAAACGACCGACTTCCTGTCTCGAAATGAAGTGCGGCAATTTGTGAAGAGACGTTCTAAGCAGCTCACCGGATTCCCGACTCATTGTCGTCGCATGGTCTTCATGCAGCGTCGCTAACAGAGGCGCGGGAATGGAACTATCGCTTGAGGCACTATGAGCAGCGACGTCGACTTCGATCTTTCGCCAGACCAATGGGAAGCCTTGCGCACCCTTCGTAAACCGACATCGAACGGTCGCCTCTCGAAGGCCTATCTGATTGACAGCCTCGTCAAGCTCGACCTCGTTGTGATCAATGACGGCGTGCCAGCGATGACGCCGACAGGGCGCAGAGTTCTCGTGCGCGGCTCATGCCGGTTGCTCGACCTTGTGGCATGATAAGCAGACATGACGACGAACGGCGGTCGATACACCGTGGGGCGCTGAATCGAGGATCAGCCTTCGGGCCCGGATGAGAGCGACGTCCAGGGCATCCCCGAACACCGCGTCCGGTCCCCAGCACGTTCGGCGCCTTGGGGATTGCCGCGACATTCTGGCACAGTAGTTGCTCCTCCTATGGCGTCCAAGACGCGTCAAACGGGGAGCCCGTCATGTCCACCATCACCGCAGCACCCGCGGCCGAGCCAAAGCCGCTCTACACCTCGCTGTTCGTCCAGGTTCTTGCCGCACTGGTGCTTGGCGTCATCTTGGGAATGGCGGTCCCGGACTTCGCCATCGGGCTCAAGATCCTGAGCGACGCCTTCCTCAAGCTGATCTCCATGATCGTGGCACCGATCGTGTTCTGCGTCGTCGTGCACGGCATCGCCGGTGCCGGCGACCTCAAGAAGGTCGGCCGGGTCGGCGTCAAGGCGCTGGTCTATTTCGAGGTCATGACGACGGTCGCCCTCGTGGTCGGCCTGCTGCTCGCCTATCTCTTCGGCCCCGGCCACGGCATGAACATCGATCCCTCGACGCTCGATGCCAAGGCGCTCAACACCTATGCCGATAATGCCCACAAACTGTCCGGTGGCGGGATCGGCGCCTTTCTGATGAACGTGATCCCGACCACCTCGTTCGATGCACTGTCGCGCAACGACGTGCTCCAGGTGCTGTTCTTCGCCGTGCTGTTCGGCGTCGGCCTTGCGCTCGTCGGCGGTGAGAAGGGGGCACTCGTCACCTCCATCATCGATGCGGCCTCCACCGTACTGTTCCGCGTGATGGGCCTGATTGTCCGCGTCGCCCCGCTCGGCGTGCTCGGCGCGGTTGCCTACACCGTCGGCAAATATGGTGTCGGCTCGCTGAAGCAGCTCGTCTCGCTGGTGATGCTGTTCTACGTGTCGGTGGGCATTTTCGTGCTCGGCGTGCTCGGCGGCGTGATGTCGCTTGCCGGAATCAACATCCTCAAGTTTCTCGCCTACCTCCGCGAGGAGCTGACCATCGTGCTCGCAACCGCATCGTCCGACGCCGTGCTGCCCCAGATCATGAAGAAGCTGGAGCGCATGGGCGTGAAGGATTCGGTCGTCGGCCTCGTGATCCCGACCGGCTATTCCTTCAACCTCGACGCCTTCTCGATCTATTTGACGCTTGCCCTCGTGTTCATCGCGCAGGCAACCAACACGCCGCTCTCGTTTGGCGATCTTCTGCTGGTGCTCGGCGTCTCCCTGATCACGTCAAAGGGCGCGCATGGCGTGCCCGGGTCGGCCATCGTGATCCTGGCAGCGACGCTCAATGCAGTACCGAGCATTCCCGCGATCGGCCTCGTACTGGTGCTGTCGGTCGACTGGTTCATCGGCATGGCCCGCGCGCTCGGCAATCTCGTTGGAAACTGCGTCGCAACGGTCGTGGTGGCGGCCTGGGAAGGCGACCTCGACCGCACCAAGGCGGCCAGGGCGCTCGAAGGCGGTGAACTGGTGGACGTGACCGCCGGATAGCGTGCGCGGGTCAGTCACTCCACTGCAGGAGTGGCGTTCCATACGCCCTGCTCCAGACCGACAGGAAGCGCGGAAACCAGGAGTGGGCCACCGCGCCCTTATAAGCCCAGGTGCGGTATTTAAGGCCCTGCTCCGAGATCAACTCCTGATATCCGCCGTGGAGCTCGGTCGCGGTCCGAATGTCCTTCAATATTCCCTGGGCGCAGGAACGGTAGGTATCGCTCCCCGAGAATTCGTCATAATCCAGCATGCGATCCGCAAATTCGACGTTGAACGTCGGCCAGGAGGAACGTCCCTGGTAGGCCGGCGCCGCGATCTTGTGGATCATCTTGTTTTGCGGATTATCCGCGGACACCAGGAAGTGAAACGTAGAGGGGATGCGAAAGCGCGGCTCCGCGATGATCAGATCCGCCGTGGCGGCGAACAACGCCCGCTCGTTCGCATCGCTCAGGTCCCAGAAGCCGCGATGCACGCTGACGAAATCGAGCGCGACCGAGGAGGCCGGCGGGCCCTCCGGACCATCCAGGGAATGCCTGATGTACCCGTGCCTGCCGAACAGATGGAGCAGATCCTTCTTGTATTGTGCAAGGTCGCGCCCGAGCAGCCGCTTCAGCTGGTTCTCTTCGACGATTCCAAGCTGCACGCTCCAGGCGAAGGTCGTATGGACGCAGGCATTGGTCACGAAACGCCGGCGCTCGGCGCGGGTATCCGTTGCAGCGGAACGAGGGCGACGGGCATCACAGAGCAAATAGGAGGCGCCGTCGTGGTCGAACGGCTCGAGCTCGCTTGCGAGCCGCAGGATCGCACGCTTCAGGTCTCCGCCGTATTCGCTCAGCAGCAGGCGGCCGGCATGCGCGCATTGTGACATCGCCAGATAGGACGGCGCCTTCTGTTCGGCGAGGATCATCTGCTGCAGGCCGGCCAGAATGCCGAGCAGTGTATCCGACGGGCGCGAGAAGTAATTCACGCCGAGATATCGACCGCGCCCTGCCGGGACGATGGTCGTCGTGACGACGTCGGCGCGAACCGCCTCCAGCAACAAACGGATGCTCCTGTCGAGCAGCCGCGCCCGCCGCACCGCATCCTGCGCATCCATGATGGTTTCGGGGTCGAGAACATCAGGGTAGAACCAGGCGAAATCGCGCGGGTAATAGGCGGACGCGTGCGGCGCGCCCGTGACGAGGAAGGCCTCGGTCAGCGAAAAGGCGCTGTCCATCGAATGCCGGTAAAGGTCCGCGATGGTCGACAACGAATGATGCGATCTTCGCAGGAAACGATCCCCGAGAAAATTGACCGCCTGGAGGGCGTTGGCGAAGAACGTCGCAGCCACGCCTTGGTAGAATCGGTTGCCGCGATCTGAGGACAACGGGATATCGCTATTCATATGCGGGCTAGAATCACTCCGATGGTACGGCCACCATCCGAACCTTGCCTGATTCGTATTTCTTCCAGATGACTTGCCGGCCTCCGGCGGGCATCAACCTGCCCCGGCCGATCCTTCCCGCGGCCTGAAATTCTCGATCACCCGCAGCAGCACCCGCGCGCCGGCGTCGACATCGGCCGGCTCCACATGCTCGTCCGGGTGATGGCTGATGCCGCCGCGGCAGCGGACGAAGATCATGCCGATATCGGCGATGTCGACCATCGCCATGCCGTCGTGCCCTGCCCCGCTCGGCAGCTTGAACACAGAAAAGCCCTCCGCAGCGATCGCCTCGCCGACCTGGTCCTTGAGCCATTGCGCGCAAGGTACGGTACGGTTCTCGTGGGTCACGTCAAGCTGAAGGGCAAGCTGCCGGCGCTTGGCGATCGCCTCGATCTGGCGGACGACATCGGCCACCGCCCGCTTGCGGTGCAGGTCGGTCGGCGCGCGAATGTCGATGGTGAACGACACCTCCCCCGGAATGACGTTGGTCGCGCCGGGCCGCGCCTCGATGTAGCCGACGGTGCCGACCAGGCCGGCCACGTCGGTGCGGCAGAACTGCTCGATCGCCCCGATGCATTCGGCAGCGCCGGCGAGCGCGTCACGGCGCAGCGCCATGGGTACGGTGCCGGCATGTCCCGCCATGCCGGTCAGCCGCGCGGCGAGCCGCGTAGCGCCGGCGATCGCGGTGACGACCCCCACGGGCAGATCCTGCGCTTCCAGCACCGGCCCCTGCTCGATATGCAATTCGAGATAGGCAAGCAGCTCACACCGCGCCCGCGCGGCCGCGCCGATACGATCGGGGTTGAGGCCGAACTGCACGAGCGCATCGCGCATCGACACGCCATCGCGGTCACGCGCATTCAGGACGCTCTCGTCGAATGTACCGGCCACCGCACGGCTGCCGAGCAAGGTCGAAGCGAAACGCACCCCCTCCTCGTCGGCAAAGCCCACGACTTCGATCGCAAACGGCAGGCGCTTGCCGCGGCGATTGAGGTCGGCGATGCAAGCGATCGCCGTGATCACGCCCAGCGGTCCATCCCATTTGCCGGCATTGCGCACCGTGTCGTAGTGCGAGCCGAGCATCAGGCAGGGCGAGCCCGGCCGCTCGCCTTCGTAACGGCCGCAGACATTGCCGATCGCGTCGAGATGAGCGCTCATGCCGGCTTCGCGCATCCAGCTCAGGATGAGGTCCGCCGCCTCGCGCAACGCCTGGGTGAGATAGACGCGGGTGAGGTTGCCGCTTCCTTCCGAGATGGCAGCCAGATCGTCAATCCGGCGCACGATCTCTTCGCCGAATGAAGCATTTTGAACGGCGTTGGCGGCCGCCATCTCGATGAGCTCTCTCTTCTCTGAACCGTCTCCGGACCGCAGCAGCCGCTGTCCTCATCACGCTCGGGCACGGTCGACACGATTTTGTCCGGCATTTCTTCTTATCAGGAACGGATATGCCTCGCATATTCAATATTTCCAATCGGCGATCCGGAAAATGCGTTCGGCGAGAACTTCGGACCAGCCGGTGGTGATGCTCAAGGGCGAATTCGTGTATGAAGCATGGGCGTGCGCGCGCGACCTCGCCATGGTCGGCCGGCGCGTGGTGGAACACTGACCGTGGAGGGTTGATGACCGGCGCATCCGAACGGGACGAACACTTTCTGCGCCTGTCCTTCGGTGTCCCCCGCCGCTCCCTCACCCACGGCAATCATCCGTTCGGCTGTATCGTCGTCGATGCGGGCGGCAAGGTGCTGATCGAGGCCGAGAACGGCTACATGCCCGATCGCGACGGCACCGCACATGCCGAGCGCCTCGCGGCAACCCAGGCCTGCCGCACGCTCAGCCGCGACGTGCTGGCGACAGCCACGCTCTATTCCTCGGCTGAGCCCTGCGCGATGTGCGCTGGCGCGATCTACTGGGCCGGCATCGGCCGCGTCGTCTATGGCCTCAGCGAGCATCGCCTGCGCGGCCTCACCGGCGACCATCCGGAGAATCCCACCCTCGACCTGCCGTGCCGCGAGGTCTTTGCCAGCGGCCAGCGGCCAACCGAAATCGTTGGCCCGCTGCTCGAGGACGAAGCCGAGGCGCTACACGACGGCGTATGGACGAAGTAGACCTTGCTCCAAGCTCGAAATCGTAGGGTGAGCGAAGACGCGTTTGCGCCGCTCCCACCATCGACATGCAATGGAAGCACGAGCGCTGGGCACGCATTCGCTCAGCCCGCCCCGCGGTGCATTTTTCTGGGCGACCACGAATGGTGCCGCGCATTTCGGCACGGCACCATCCAGACATCGAGACCTTGCCCGATCAGAACTTCACGGTGATACCGGAGTAGAGCGAGGACTCGGTGCAGGACCCCGTGCTCACCGTCCGGCCGCCGAGGGCCGTGGTGCAGCCGACCGCAAGGTTGTGATCGAGACCGAACTTGTTCTGCCAGTACCGATAAGCCACCCAGACGTCCACGAAGTGCGAGTACTTGTCGCCCCAGGCGGCCTTCGAGGCATCGAAGGTCAGACGGATGGGCTCCGAGTTCAGCTCGACCGCCGTGTTGTAGACGCCGTTCGCCGGGCTGTAGGGAAGCGGCTCGGTGTCCGTGCCCTTCTTGCCGTACCAGCCGGCGCGGCCGCTGATCGAGAAATACTGCATGTTCGGCGGCAGGAAGCCGAGATCCATGTAGTAGTTGATCTCGACGGCCCAGGTCGGCTTGAACGAGGTATTGCCGTCTGCGAGGCAGGTCACGCCGGGAACGCCCGGACCGAACAATCCGCACTGGCTGAACGAGTTGTGGTTGGCGAACTCCCAGTACACCAGCGGCGCGACGTTGATGTAACCCTTGTAGGGCAGATCGAACGCAAACTGCAGACCGGCGACGACGTCGCGCTTGGCGGCACCGAAATATCTGTTCTCGGTATTGGCGTCCATGCCAACCTCGAACGAGATGTTGTGAAGCGGCCCCGCGGTGAAGGCCTTGGTGTTGAAGAGCTCATTCCAGCCGAACGTCGAGCGGAACAAGCCGTAGATCTCCGTCGCACCGGCGCACGATGCCGGCGCGCCGAAGATTGTACCCGCGTTGGTGCACGGCCCAGCCGGGTCATTGTGATCCGACTTGAACATGGAGATGGTGAAGAAGTTCGTGCCGTACGCCCAGAGATCGAAATGCGTGAACGAGTAGACCTGCTTGGTGGTCTTGCTGTCGATCGACCCGTCCGGCCGGAACGACCACGCACCGGGTTGGGAGGCGTCGAAAATGTAGGAGAAGGTGACGCGGTTATCGATCACCAGGAAGAACGGAAGGTCCTGCGCTTTCTTGGCAGCCTTGACCGGCAAGTCCGCGGCCTGAGCCAGGCCGCTGGTGGCGAGTGTAGCAACCGACAGCGCCGCAGCCGCAATTGCCCTGAAACGAAACGACATCCTGAATACCCCCAAGTTTGGACACGTCAACGAACGCCCTTGGGTGCGACACTTGCGCCGATCTCCCGGATGAAGAAGCCTCAAGTTTTTTCAAGGCCTGCCGCTTGTTTTGGCATGAAGCGGCGTTCCATCGCGGGATTTGGAAGGTTTTTCATAGCGGACACGCGGCCGAGCGAGGCCAGCGATTGCCGGACCTTCCCGTTTGATTTCGCTCTTCTTTTGTGAGGAGCGGATATTGCGGGGGCGCAATGTCCGGGAGCCAATGTTGCACCGATCGGCACCGCATGAACGTACTGGCGCAACTTTGCTCACTGCGATGTCAAGTCTGCATAGCAGGTTCCGATTTGCCTTGGATCGTCACAAATCTGCAACAGGCGTCCGCGGAAGCCGCGCCGGCAAGGCGATGCGCAGGCGTTCGAACACCGGTCGTCGTCCTGGCGAGAGCAGGCACATTGCCACCCGGTGCCTGCCAAAGCGTTGAGCAAGGGATGACGCATTTTCACACCTTACGCCGGGGAGCAAACTGGCCCACTATTGGGACCCTTCATCATGCAAGCGCACCAGCGAATGTTGGATTCGACACCTGAGGACCTGATTTCCGGCGAGTCCCCGCTGCTGCGGACGATCGGACTGACCAAGCGCTATGGCGATTTCCTCGCCAACGATTCCGTCGACATCGATATCTGGCCCGGCGAAATCCACGCGCTGCTCGGCGAGAACGGCGCGGGCAAGTCGACCCTGGTCAAGGCGATCTACGGACTGATCCAGCCCAGCGCCGGCGAGATTCGCTGGCAGGGCGAGCGGATCGTGCTGTCTGGCCCCTCGGAAGCACGCCGCCTCGGCATCGGCATGGTCTTCCAGCACTTCTCGCTGTTCGACAATCTCACAGTCGCCGAGAACGTCGCACTCGGCCTCGACGGACGGGAATCCTTCAACGACATGTCGGCGCGGCTCGCGCAGGTGTCAAAGACTTACGGCCTTCCGCTCGATCCCCGGCGCGAGGTCTGGCAATTGTCGGTCGGCGAGCGCCAGCGCATCGAGATCGTTCGCGCCTTGATGCAGGATCCAAAGTTCCTGATCCTGGACGAGCCCACCGCGGTGTTGACGCCGCAGGAAGCCGATCAGCTCTTCATCGTTTTGGAGCGACTCAAGGCCGAAGGCCGCGCCATCCTCTACATCAGCCACAAGCTCGAGGAGGTAAAGCGGCTGTGCGATACCGCCACGATTCTGCGCGGCGGCAGGAAGGTCGAGACCTGCAATCCCAGGCTGGAGACCGCAGCATCGCTCGCGCGCATGATGGTCGGTGGTGAGGTCAAGGAGGTGAAGGCGGCGGCCGGCCGGAAGACCACCGTGCCGCGGCTCGTCGTCAACGATCTGTCGCTCGCACCAAGCGAGCCGCATGGCGTACGGCTCGAGCACATCTCGTTCGAGTTGAAGGGCGGCGAGATTCTGGGCATCGCCGGCGTCGCCGGCAACGGCCAGGATGAATTGTTCGCCGCACTCTCCGGCGAGCGGCTGTCCAAGGATCCCGGCACCGTGGTGATCGAAGGCATCGCTGCCGGCCACCTCTCGATTACCCAGCGCCGCAAGTTGGGCGCGGCTTTCGTGCCCGAGGAGCGGCTCGGCCACGGCACCGCGCCGCGCATGAAGCTGTCGGAGAACGCACTGCTCACCGGGCACGCCGCCAGCGGCATGGTCCGTCGCGGCTTCATCGACACCGCAGCGACACTGAAGACAGTTGACCGCGCAACCGAAACCTTCGACGTCCGTAAGGCCAAGCGCGATCCGGAAGCTGCGAGCCTGTCCGGCGGCAATTTGCAGAAATTCATCGTGGGGCGCGAGATCCTGCGCAATCCCGCCGTGCTGGTGGTGAGCCAGCCGACCTGGGGCGTGGACGCCGGCGCGGCGGCCGTCATCCGTCAGGCGCTGCTTGATCTCGCAACCGCCGGTGCCGCCGTGCTCGTGACCAGCCAGGATCTCGACGAGCTGACGGAGATCGCCGACCGGATCGCCGTGATGTTCCACGGCAGATTGTCAGCGCCGCTCGCCACGAGCGAAGCGACGCGCGAAAAGCTCGGCCTGCTGATGGGCGGCAGCAGCCTGGAGCCGAAGGAGGCCGCGCATGCAGTTGGTGCTTGAGAAGCGCGCCGAGCGCTCGGGCACGATCGCGCTGGTCTCGCCGCTGATCGCGGTCGGCCTCACGATCGCGACCATGGTCATCCTGTTCGCGATCCTCGGCAAGAATCCGCTGCTTGCCTTGCACGCCTATTTCATCGCGCCCTTGACCGATGGCTATTCGCTCCAGGAGATCGCAGTGAAGGCGACGCCACTGGTGATGATCGCAATTGGGCTGTCGCTCTGCTATCTCGCCAATGCCTGGAACATCGGCGCCGAAGGCCAATTCCTGATCGGCGCGGTGGCCGGCAGCTGGATCGCGGTGAGGACGCAGGGCACCGACGCCGGCGCCTGGGTGCTGCCCGCCATGCTCATGCTCGCCGCCGCCGCAGGCGCGCTCTATGCGCTGATCCCGGCGATCTGCAAGGTGAAATTCGGCGCCAGCGAGATCCTGACCAGCCTGATGCTGGTTTATGTCGCCGACCTCTTCCTTGACTATCTCGTGCGCGGCCCCTGGCGCGACCCGCATGGCTTCAACTTCCCGACCACGGCCGAGTTCGACCCGGTGGCGACCGTCCCGTTGCTGATCGAGGGCGGCCGGCTGCATCTCGGCGCGATCATCGCGCTCGTTGTCGTCGCGGCAGCGGCAATCCTGCTCGGGCGAACCATCAAGGGTTTCGAGATCCGCGTGGTCGGTGCGGCCCCCCGCGCGGCGCGGTTTGGCGGCTTCAACGCCAACCAGCTGATCATCCTGACCTTCGCGGTATCAGGCGCGCTCGCAGGCCTTGCCGGCATCATCGAGGTCGCGGGTCCCGTCGGCCATCTCCAGCCCGGGATTTCGCCGGGCTACGGCTTTACCGCGATCATCGTTGCCTTCCTTGGCCGCTTGAACCCGCTTGGAATATTGATTGCAGGCCTTTTCCTTGCATTGACCTTTATCGGCGGCGAGCAGGCGCAGATCGCGATGAAGATTCCGTTGGATGTCACCAAGGTGTTTCAGGGCATTTTGCTGTTCTACGTGCTCGCCTGCGATTCCCTGATCCTCTATCGATTCAAGCTGGTGTTCCCGAACCGACAGGTGCCCCGTGGAGCTGGTTGAAGCCATCATCCTTTCAGTGCTCGCCGCATCGACGCCGCT encodes the following:
- a CDS encoding ABC transporter ATP-binding protein → MLDSTPEDLISGESPLLRTIGLTKRYGDFLANDSVDIDIWPGEIHALLGENGAGKSTLVKAIYGLIQPSAGEIRWQGERIVLSGPSEARRLGIGMVFQHFSLFDNLTVAENVALGLDGRESFNDMSARLAQVSKTYGLPLDPRREVWQLSVGERQRIEIVRALMQDPKFLILDEPTAVLTPQEADQLFIVLERLKAEGRAILYISHKLEEVKRLCDTATILRGGRKVETCNPRLETAASLARMMVGGEVKEVKAAAGRKTTVPRLVVNDLSLAPSEPHGVRLEHISFELKGGEILGIAGVAGNGQDELFAALSGERLSKDPGTVVIEGIAAGHLSITQRRKLGAAFVPEERLGHGTAPRMKLSENALLTGHAASGMVRRGFIDTAATLKTVDRATETFDVRKAKRDPEAASLSGGNLQKFIVGREILRNPAVLVVSQPTWGVDAGAAAVIRQALLDLATAGAAVLVTSQDLDELTEIADRIAVMFHGRLSAPLATSEATREKLGLLMGGSSLEPKEAAHAVGA
- a CDS encoding ABC transporter permease, whose product is MQLVLEKRAERSGTIALVSPLIAVGLTIATMVILFAILGKNPLLALHAYFIAPLTDGYSLQEIAVKATPLVMIAIGLSLCYLANAWNIGAEGQFLIGAVAGSWIAVRTQGTDAGAWVLPAMLMLAAAAGALYALIPAICKVKFGASEILTSLMLVYVADLFLDYLVRGPWRDPHGFNFPTTAEFDPVATVPLLIEGGRLHLGAIIALVVVAAAAILLGRTIKGFEIRVVGAAPRAARFGGFNANQLIILTFAVSGALAGLAGIIEVAGPVGHLQPGISPGYGFTAIIVAFLGRLNPLGILIAGLFLALTFIGGEQAQIAMKIPLDVTKVFQGILLFYVLACDSLILYRFKLVFPNRQVPRGAG
- a CDS encoding dicarboxylate/amino acid:cation symporter; its protein translation is MSTITAAPAAEPKPLYTSLFVQVLAALVLGVILGMAVPDFAIGLKILSDAFLKLISMIVAPIVFCVVVHGIAGAGDLKKVGRVGVKALVYFEVMTTVALVVGLLLAYLFGPGHGMNIDPSTLDAKALNTYADNAHKLSGGGIGAFLMNVIPTTSFDALSRNDVLQVLFFAVLFGVGLALVGGEKGALVTSIIDAASTVLFRVMGLIVRVAPLGVLGAVAYTVGKYGVGSLKQLVSLVMLFYVSVGIFVLGVLGGVMSLAGINILKFLAYLREELTIVLATASSDAVLPQIMKKLERMGVKDSVVGLVIPTGYSFNLDAFSIYLTLALVFIAQATNTPLSFGDLLLVLGVSLITSKGAHGVPGSAIVILAATLNAVPSIPAIGLVLVLSVDWFIGMARALGNLVGNCVATVVVAAWEGDLDRTKAARALEGGELVDVTAG
- a CDS encoding allantoate amidohydrolase, with the protein product MAAANAVQNASFGEEIVRRIDDLAAISEGSGNLTRVYLTQALREAADLILSWMREAGMSAHLDAIGNVCGRYEGERPGSPCLMLGSHYDTVRNAGKWDGPLGVITAIACIADLNRRGKRLPFAIEVVGFADEEGVRFASTLLGSRAVAGTFDESVLNARDRDGVSMRDALVQFGLNPDRIGAAARARCELLAYLELHIEQGPVLEAQDLPVGVVTAIAGATRLAARLTGMAGHAGTVPMALRRDALAGAAECIGAIEQFCRTDVAGLVGTVGYIEARPGATNVIPGEVSFTIDIRAPTDLHRKRAVADVVRQIEAIAKRRQLALQLDVTHENRTVPCAQWLKDQVGEAIAAEGFSVFKLPSGAGHDGMAMVDIADIGMIFVRCRGGISHHPDEHVEPADVDAGARVLLRVIENFRPREGSAGAG
- a CDS encoding nucleoside deaminase, yielding MTGASERDEHFLRLSFGVPRRSLTHGNHPFGCIVVDAGGKVLIEAENGYMPDRDGTAHAERLAATQACRTLSRDVLATATLYSSAEPCAMCAGAIYWAGIGRVVYGLSEHRLRGLTGDHPENPTLDLPCREVFASGQRPTEIVGPLLEDEAEALHDGVWTK